A genomic segment from Alistipes senegalensis JC50 encodes:
- a CDS encoding RagB/SusD family nutrient uptake outer membrane protein, translated as MKNYKTISLLALLTLGFASCTNFFEREPFSQVGADTFFRSEKDVVLYVNGLLQKNMPGYTTLTYGDQYSDLMAVNSTSDFLKTAWSAEKQTGWETSDWANIYNVNYFLSRLYEAASAVGDDARMKHYEGVGRFWRAWLYYSKVQTFGPVPWYDKPIDPEDEEALYKGRDSREFVMDKILEDLNFAATHCLSDKAYVNNSQINRWVALAFKARVCLYEGTYRKYHTELGLEASAGKWLREAVSACETLMNESPYSLVHSPASLKTQYRKLFTSQEIDYQEVILANEFSEDLLRFHSATWKFTSGSYGARWSLSKAFVNTYLMLDGSRFTDRTDYEKTEFTEEVKNRDYRLMQSVITPGYSKKVAGVDTQKAPDFSLTLTGYQVIKWTLDDDRYEGTNNSTNSLPVFRFAEVLLNYAEAKAELGEFGETEWNQTIKLLRERAGVNSKVPLAADPYLIDYYANQTTDKWILEIRRERAIEMLLENLRYEDLMRWKLGNLLEKEWTGIYIPEKEKAYDLNGDGINDVCVTDGKPGTEKGVFYIDLSKGQYTLDKNNCLIYNETRMWADRKYLHPIPKTACVINPALGQNDGWEE; from the coding sequence ATGAAAAACTATAAGACCATATCGCTGCTGGCGCTGCTGACGCTCGGATTCGCATCGTGCACCAACTTTTTCGAACGCGAACCCTTCTCCCAGGTGGGAGCCGATACGTTCTTCCGTTCGGAGAAGGATGTGGTGCTCTATGTCAACGGCCTGCTGCAAAAGAATATGCCCGGTTACACGACGCTGACCTACGGCGACCAGTATTCCGACCTGATGGCTGTCAACAGCACCTCGGATTTCCTCAAAACGGCGTGGAGCGCCGAGAAACAGACCGGCTGGGAGACCAGCGACTGGGCCAATATCTACAACGTCAACTATTTCCTTTCGCGTCTCTACGAGGCGGCTTCCGCCGTGGGTGACGACGCCAGGATGAAACATTACGAGGGTGTGGGTCGTTTCTGGCGTGCCTGGCTCTATTACAGCAAGGTGCAGACCTTCGGTCCGGTGCCCTGGTACGACAAACCCATCGATCCCGAGGACGAGGAGGCCCTCTACAAGGGGCGTGACAGCCGGGAGTTCGTCATGGATAAGATTCTGGAGGACCTGAATTTCGCCGCGACCCATTGCCTGTCGGACAAGGCGTATGTGAACAATTCGCAGATCAACCGCTGGGTGGCCCTGGCTTTCAAGGCCCGTGTCTGCCTCTATGAAGGAACCTACCGCAAGTACCATACGGAGCTGGGGCTGGAGGCGTCGGCCGGGAAGTGGCTCCGGGAGGCAGTTTCGGCCTGCGAGACGCTGATGAACGAAAGTCCCTATTCGCTTGTGCACAGCCCGGCCAGCCTGAAGACCCAGTACCGCAAACTTTTCACCAGTCAGGAGATCGATTACCAGGAGGTGATCCTCGCCAATGAATTCAGCGAGGACCTGCTCCGGTTCCACTCCGCGACCTGGAAATTCACGTCGGGTTCCTACGGCGCACGCTGGTCGCTTTCGAAGGCTTTCGTGAACACCTACCTGATGCTCGACGGCTCGCGCTTCACCGACCGTACCGACTATGAGAAGACGGAGTTTACCGAGGAGGTCAAGAACCGCGATTACCGCCTGATGCAGTCGGTCATCACGCCCGGCTATTCGAAGAAGGTCGCCGGGGTGGATACCCAGAAGGCTCCCGATTTCTCGCTGACGCTCACGGGCTATCAGGTCATCAAATGGACGCTCGACGACGACCGCTACGAAGGGACCAACAACAGCACCAATTCGCTGCCGGTGTTCCGTTTTGCCGAGGTGCTGCTCAACTATGCCGAGGCGAAGGCTGAGCTGGGAGAGTTCGGGGAGACGGAGTGGAACCAGACGATCAAGCTGCTGCGCGAGCGGGCCGGTGTCAACAGCAAGGTTCCCCTGGCCGCAGACCCCTATCTGATCGACTATTACGCCAACCAGACCACCGACAAGTGGATTCTCGAGATTCGCCGCGAACGGGCCATCGAGATGCTGCTCGAGAACCTGCGTTACGAGGACCTGATGCGTTGGAAACTGGGCAACCTGCTCGAGAAGGAGTGGACCGGAATTTACATTCCCGAAAAGGAGAAGGCCTACGACCTGAACGGCGACGGTATCAACGACGTCTGCGTCACGGACGGCAAGCCCGGTACGGAAAAGGGCGTATTCTACATCGACCTGAGCAAGGGCCAGTACACGCTCGATAAAAACAACTGTCTGATCTACAACGAAACCCGTATGTGGGCGGACCGCAAGTACCTCCATCCCATTCCCAAGACGGCTTGTGTCATCAACCCCGCGCTGGGGCAAAATGACGGCTGGGAGGAGTGA
- a CDS encoding BACON domain-containing protein, which translates to MKKLQTYLSGIAAVLLLAALGACTDDDKTLNDVYLETDASYYSANARGLTYNGEEVVIRIKSNTYWMVTYDKGTGLEEPWFTLAREGGNGSADLAVTVQRNDGNARSAELKLVTNRNVTTTVTLSQAGIGERVYFYGDDFGDGGAGSSVTEFGGWNLSGMGIDETYYDGQNATLDAGSPSATYDGASGGNNVLFGEGGWLTLGGIATKGDYNFIFSFGVSNDTKAPSAGDLKLCISQDRVQWTPVEYTLPASAEAGKWSTVRIPFFIKEGCPAVFFRFESASAGYRIDDPALEEGDGTGETITFLEDVVNYIKTVLWEDDFSWANNAAYVKSDAWTGSDGTRIDRWTGYPGTTNGWTIESGRATSYPRSAGSASSTGYLKSGWADGGAGLFSPKLEAIGSEAKDITVELTLAGWTLNNKPDNDQLCIRVVGGGTIGNASNTEQVFSIGSWNEWTVHEFEIFGATAATQIYIGSTIEANNRWFIDRFRLIHVTEKPGDFEPELTTDPESLGFITAGEDKPVKVTANAAWSVRSEAGWLSFAPEGGDAGTSTVTITAERNQTGAERPATVEFLIDGEVIATLGVTQSGEEIQYAPSPVGLTLIDASATVLTFGWDEPAEATHKYRTALFTDKEGEPVQQSPEFTLDAKFPTPIFTFGGLEPSTTYQLAVQTISTTDGVEDSPYVFLESRTTAAQTVTPGALVSMRFDRLKWCGDHMFKAYGLRPASVGGTVAPDAAANTLTNANTGGSSDVFNTHSDAFRADRGVSGWYGLRAYEYPGYIKLGTSSQAGFLVTPKLSGLSEAAAVRISFRLGNWNEPNADGSVFTIDKAVVRVGIVPEEVTDADLKSYANAYTLTQNLVFTADEVPVSATPQTWTDVSFEVPAVKPTDRLIIYATVDGTEKGGKARYEVDDIEVVPSSVKPVTVVFEDTFDWVNTSVDWANKLEAYKDNWAVFDGRVYAKYYCLQFGTGSAEAGITTHALTELGATPTDITVEAQLTGNAANKQSAYFKITGAGSFSATESVTEKTVQLDGFMPNASSGATGEGFEGWETKTLTVYGADQTTQIRLACVKVGGVTQQFWLNSFRVTK; encoded by the coding sequence ATGAAAAAACTGCAAACATACCTGTCGGGCATCGCCGCCGTGCTGCTGCTGGCGGCACTCGGCGCCTGCACCGACGACGACAAGACGCTCAACGATGTCTATCTGGAAACCGACGCCTCCTATTACAGCGCCAACGCGCGCGGTCTGACCTACAACGGCGAGGAGGTGGTCATCCGCATCAAGTCGAACACCTACTGGATGGTCACCTACGACAAGGGAACCGGGCTCGAAGAGCCCTGGTTCACCCTTGCGCGGGAGGGCGGCAACGGCAGCGCGGACCTCGCGGTGACGGTGCAGCGCAACGACGGCAACGCCCGCTCGGCCGAACTGAAACTCGTCACCAACCGCAACGTCACGACGACCGTGACGCTCTCGCAGGCCGGCATCGGCGAACGGGTCTACTTCTACGGCGACGACTTCGGCGACGGGGGCGCAGGCTCTTCCGTCACGGAGTTCGGGGGCTGGAATCTGAGCGGCATGGGCATCGACGAGACCTACTACGACGGTCAGAACGCCACCCTCGACGCCGGATCGCCCTCGGCGACCTACGACGGGGCGTCGGGCGGCAACAACGTCCTCTTCGGCGAGGGCGGCTGGCTCACGCTGGGCGGCATCGCCACCAAGGGCGACTACAACTTCATCTTCTCGTTCGGCGTAAGCAACGACACGAAAGCGCCTTCCGCCGGCGATCTCAAACTCTGCATCAGCCAGGACCGCGTACAGTGGACCCCCGTGGAATACACGCTGCCCGCCTCGGCGGAGGCCGGCAAATGGAGCACGGTGCGCATCCCGTTCTTCATCAAGGAGGGGTGCCCGGCGGTCTTCTTCCGCTTCGAAAGCGCCTCGGCAGGCTACCGCATCGACGATCCCGCGCTCGAAGAGGGCGACGGAACGGGCGAGACGATCACGTTCCTCGAAGATGTCGTCAACTACATCAAGACGGTGCTCTGGGAGGACGACTTCTCGTGGGCCAATAACGCCGCCTATGTGAAGAGCGACGCCTGGACGGGCTCCGACGGCACGCGCATCGACCGCTGGACGGGCTACCCCGGCACGACCAACGGCTGGACGATCGAATCGGGCCGTGCGACCTCCTATCCACGCTCGGCGGGTTCGGCCAGCAGCACCGGATACCTCAAGAGCGGCTGGGCCGACGGCGGCGCGGGACTCTTCTCGCCCAAACTCGAAGCCATCGGCAGCGAAGCCAAAGACATCACCGTTGAACTGACGCTGGCCGGCTGGACGCTGAACAACAAACCCGACAACGACCAACTGTGCATCCGCGTCGTCGGAGGCGGCACCATCGGCAACGCATCGAACACCGAACAGGTCTTCAGCATCGGCAGCTGGAACGAATGGACCGTCCACGAATTCGAGATTTTCGGGGCCACCGCCGCAACGCAGATCTACATCGGTTCGACGATCGAGGCCAACAACCGCTGGTTCATCGACCGCTTCCGGCTGATCCACGTCACCGAGAAGCCCGGCGACTTCGAACCCGAGCTCACGACCGACCCCGAATCGCTCGGATTCATCACCGCAGGCGAAGACAAGCCGGTGAAAGTGACGGCCAACGCCGCATGGAGCGTCCGCAGCGAAGCCGGCTGGCTGTCGTTCGCGCCCGAAGGCGGCGATGCGGGGACCTCGACGGTGACGATCACCGCCGAACGCAACCAGACGGGAGCCGAACGCCCCGCGACGGTCGAATTCCTCATCGACGGCGAGGTGATCGCAACGCTCGGCGTAACGCAGAGCGGCGAGGAAATCCAATACGCCCCGTCGCCCGTCGGCCTCACGCTGATCGACGCATCGGCCACGGTGCTGACCTTCGGGTGGGACGAACCCGCCGAAGCGACGCACAAATACCGGACGGCGCTGTTCACCGACAAGGAGGGCGAACCCGTCCAGCAGTCGCCGGAATTCACGCTGGATGCGAAATTCCCGACCCCGATCTTCACTTTCGGCGGCCTCGAACCCTCGACGACCTACCAGCTGGCCGTGCAGACGATCAGCACGACCGACGGTGTGGAGGATTCGCCCTACGTCTTCCTCGAAAGCCGCACGACCGCCGCGCAGACCGTCACGCCGGGCGCACTGGTTTCGATGCGCTTCGACCGGCTGAAATGGTGCGGCGACCATATGTTCAAGGCTTACGGCCTGCGCCCGGCGAGCGTCGGCGGCACGGTCGCTCCCGATGCCGCAGCGAACACCCTGACCAATGCCAACACGGGCGGTTCGTCCGATGTCTTCAACACCCACAGCGACGCCTTCCGGGCCGACCGCGGGGTGAGCGGCTGGTACGGACTTCGCGCCTACGAATATCCGGGCTACATCAAACTGGGAACCTCCTCCCAGGCGGGATTCCTCGTGACGCCGAAACTGAGCGGACTGAGCGAAGCCGCTGCCGTGCGCATCTCGTTCCGCCTCGGCAACTGGAACGAACCCAATGCCGACGGTTCGGTCTTCACAATCGACAAGGCGGTCGTCCGGGTCGGCATCGTCCCGGAGGAGGTCACCGACGCCGACCTGAAAAGCTATGCGAACGCCTATACGCTGACGCAGAATCTCGTTTTCACGGCCGACGAAGTTCCCGTATCGGCGACTCCGCAGACATGGACCGACGTATCGTTCGAGGTGCCTGCCGTGAAACCGACCGACCGCCTGATTATCTACGCCACGGTCGACGGCACGGAAAAAGGCGGCAAGGCCCGCTACGAGGTGGACGACATCGAGGTCGTCCCGAGCAGCGTAAAACCCGTTACGGTCGTCTTCGAGGATACGTTCGACTGGGTCAATACCTCCGTAGACTGGGCCAACAAATTGGAGGCTTATAAGGACAACTGGGCCGTATTCGACGGCCGCGTCTATGCCAAGTACTACTGCCTCCAGTTCGGCACCGGTTCCGCCGAAGCGGGCATCACGACGCATGCCCTGACGGAACTGGGCGCGACGCCGACCGACATCACCGTCGAGGCGCAACTCACGGGCAACGCGGCCAACAAGCAGAGCGCCTATTTCAAGATCACGGGTGCCGGTTCCTTCTCGGCAACCGAAAGCGTCACGGAAAAGACCGTCCAACTCGACGGCTTCATGCCCAACGCCAGCTCGGGAGCGACCGGCGAAGGCTTCGAAGGCTGGGAGACCAAGACGCTGACAGTCTATGGCGCCGACCAGACCACGCAAATCCGCCTGGCCTGCGTGAAAGTCGGCGGCGTGACCCAGCAATTCTGGCTCAACAGTTTCCGCGTAACCAAATAA
- a CDS encoding fibronectin type III domain-containing protein, with the protein MKLASILFAPLVAAALLAPGCSDDPDVSVTRDTDELNFAYSVSTQSFTVRTDGSWNLSTEDDWIHTDPAQGVGNGHNYQYINVTVDRNTGEKRSGEITIHAAGRDLKVYIHQDDGIFAMKQAYVLGTLLEGEQISGIYVAIPYEKALGTELMDVEVELDGEGAPGIKCEPVAGEKLQEGDGEVLVALSGTPRSMGDIDISVTIRLSTQETPVVQETRSFVSSENIIYEMTFDKLIWGGDYVANKTGMYPGHQNLTVTPDTPATTVATAGQDGSGDFFNAGMNPAFTADRGLAEWAGSKVYEHPGYPKMGTGSALGWIMSPALNFQALGLTEPQNIFVQFDYCRWDGEQDDIVVTAENAGSMPETQLVKDHPKRTWQSIVFKVTDATSETRIKISGTKAGSNRFFIDNFRVYVSQAVPVEVTSKLETPTNLSCTEQTPSSLSFTWKRDYDASSYTAELYRADNESVAVKSEVVSGNQCTFDELDPSADYKFRVMANCQPKPEFNSDYSAFLACRTLDPVAIPAPQVSLYEASRGFLVFEWPRDDTYPRKFILELAETASGDAIRTVECKEPVKGQGFYANYPYNRFVFGNLQADKTYYCRVKILGEGVYTDSAFGIGEGKTSPMPAPGSEVLLYKDFDDFWWGGYSIAAAFGICPSSAAQKLPATMNIAGSVFADDDTTVVGEPSKNADDTFATVGKNNADYLAARWGDGDWDTANSKKIYEVCGHLKFGTGSAAGSLVLPHLTKLGAATADVVLTFRACPYTEPKAVNGVYTIYGNQDRKDFTVSIAGGGTFEDGTTKITLTNDDSGRDNNGRFAWTDHTVTVKNVTAESRITIATIEKRMWLDEIKVVKK; encoded by the coding sequence ATGAAACTTGCGTCTATTCTGTTCGCGCCCTTAGTCGCGGCAGCGCTCTTAGCCCCCGGCTGTTCCGACGATCCGGACGTCTCCGTGACCCGGGATACGGACGAACTCAATTTCGCTTACAGCGTTTCAACCCAATCGTTCACCGTCCGCACCGACGGCAGCTGGAATCTCTCCACCGAAGACGACTGGATCCATACGGACCCTGCACAAGGGGTCGGCAACGGGCACAATTACCAATATATAAATGTCACCGTCGACCGCAACACGGGTGAAAAGCGGTCGGGCGAGATCACGATCCACGCCGCCGGCCGCGACCTGAAGGTCTACATCCATCAGGACGACGGCATCTTCGCCATGAAGCAGGCCTATGTGCTGGGTACGCTGCTCGAAGGCGAGCAGATATCCGGCATCTACGTCGCCATTCCCTACGAAAAGGCGTTGGGTACCGAGCTGATGGATGTCGAGGTGGAACTCGACGGCGAAGGCGCCCCCGGCATCAAATGCGAACCCGTCGCGGGCGAAAAGCTTCAGGAGGGCGACGGCGAAGTGCTCGTGGCTCTGAGCGGCACGCCGCGCTCGATGGGCGACATCGACATCAGCGTGACCATCCGCCTCTCCACCCAGGAGACGCCGGTGGTTCAGGAGACCCGGAGCTTCGTCTCGTCGGAGAACATCATCTACGAGATGACCTTCGACAAACTGATCTGGGGCGGCGACTATGTGGCCAACAAGACCGGCATGTATCCCGGCCACCAAAACCTCACCGTCACCCCCGACACGCCGGCAACGACCGTCGCAACGGCGGGTCAGGACGGCAGCGGCGACTTTTTCAACGCCGGGATGAACCCCGCGTTCACCGCCGACCGCGGGCTTGCCGAATGGGCCGGATCGAAAGTCTACGAACACCCGGGCTATCCCAAAATGGGTACGGGATCGGCATTGGGCTGGATCATGTCCCCGGCCCTGAATTTCCAGGCCCTCGGACTGACCGAGCCGCAGAATATCTTCGTCCAGTTCGACTACTGCCGCTGGGACGGCGAGCAGGACGACATCGTCGTCACGGCCGAAAACGCCGGTTCGATGCCCGAGACCCAGCTGGTGAAGGACCATCCCAAGCGCACGTGGCAGAGCATCGTGTTCAAGGTGACGGATGCAACCAGCGAGACGCGTATCAAGATCAGCGGCACCAAGGCCGGAAGCAACCGCTTCTTCATCGACAATTTCCGGGTCTATGTCTCACAAGCGGTACCCGTAGAGGTCACCTCCAAACTCGAGACCCCGACGAACCTGAGCTGCACCGAACAAACGCCCTCGTCGCTCAGCTTCACCTGGAAACGGGACTACGACGCATCGTCGTACACCGCCGAGCTCTATCGGGCCGACAATGAATCCGTCGCCGTGAAGAGCGAAGTCGTTTCGGGCAACCAATGCACGTTCGACGAGCTCGACCCGAGCGCCGATTACAAATTCCGCGTGATGGCCAACTGCCAGCCCAAGCCGGAATTCAATTCCGACTACTCGGCCTTCCTCGCCTGCCGCACGCTCGATCCGGTCGCCATTCCTGCGCCGCAGGTATCGCTTTACGAGGCTTCGCGCGGTTTCCTGGTATTCGAATGGCCCCGCGACGACACCTACCCGCGCAAATTCATCCTCGAACTGGCCGAAACAGCCTCGGGCGACGCCATCCGCACCGTCGAGTGCAAGGAACCTGTCAAAGGACAAGGCTTTTATGCCAACTACCCCTACAACCGCTTCGTCTTCGGCAACTTGCAGGCAGACAAGACCTACTACTGCCGGGTGAAAATCCTCGGCGAAGGAGTCTATACCGATTCCGCATTCGGCATCGGCGAAGGCAAGACCTCCCCGATGCCCGCGCCGGGCAGCGAGGTCCTGCTCTACAAGGATTTCGACGATTTCTGGTGGGGCGGTTACTCCATTGCCGCCGCATTCGGCATCTGTCCCTCCTCGGCAGCCCAGAAACTCCCCGCTACGATGAACATCGCCGGCAGCGTCTTCGCCGATGACGACACGACAGTCGTCGGAGAGCCGTCGAAGAATGCCGACGACACCTTTGCCACCGTCGGCAAGAACAATGCGGACTACCTCGCAGCCCGCTGGGGCGACGGCGACTGGGACACGGCCAACAGCAAGAAAATCTACGAAGTCTGCGGCCACCTCAAGTTCGGAACCGGATCGGCCGCCGGAAGTCTCGTACTCCCGCACCTGACCAAACTCGGAGCCGCAACGGCGGATGTCGTACTGACGTTCCGGGCCTGTCCCTATACCGAACCCAAGGCCGTGAACGGCGTCTACACGATCTACGGCAACCAGGACCGCAAGGACTTTACGGTCAGCATCGCGGGGGGGGGTACGTTCGAGGACGGAACGACGAAAATCACCCTCACCAACGACGATTCGGGGCGCGACAACAACGGACGCTTCGCCTGGACCGACCACACGGTAACCGTCAAGAACGTCACCGCCGAAAGCCGGATCACGATCGCCACGATCGAGAAGCGCATGTGGCTGGACGAAATAAAAGTAGTAAAGAAATAA
- a CDS encoding SusC/RagA family TonB-linked outer membrane protein produces the protein MKQCSYENKPVGRLTGCGRLFLLLLCVSFSFSALARTYDLKGVVRSESGESVLGATVVVEGTPRGVTTDVNGAFTIAVNSGETLLVQFIGYVPQKFRIGNQTTLDVTLKEAANQLEEVVVVGYGTQKKRDVVGAVEQVSGKIFEQRANPSPVRSLQGQVAGLNITMNDGKASRGADIKIRGAVSSIGAGGSALVLVDGVEGDLTAVNPDDIKSISVLKDASSTAVYGARGAFGVVLVTTKDPVKGKVHINYNGSFSILNRTVEPQTETNGLRWFNSYMESYVGYFEKEPSSINNIFPYNAAWAAELARRDADPSFEKWRVNSDGEYEYFGNTDWHKVVYRDYTTGHQHNLSVSGGTDVANYYLSGRFFEQKDIYNAGDGKFKQYNVRAKGSLKLFKWMRIENSTDFVRRTNRQPRVSATFENRLLTINRMLEHQGYPVALVKNPDGTWTNTAAYIGWAGFVEGDTYQDNFKFDMKNTTALTVDIIKDVLTFKGDFTYLYNHSEQDRVNNQHSYSNGPGMTGIREEYSDYENRTYNTNYYATNATLTYSPRLGDDHSLSMLAGWNVEEKQYMKTLAYRTGLLDSSKPNFSLMDGTDITLKDNGSYEWGFAGAFFRVNYGYKGKYLVEVSGRYDGSSKFPSNQVWGFFPSASAGWRISEEGFMEGARTWLDNLKLRFSVGSAGNGAVDPYKYLSIMSINKSSVLMDGQYFSYTAAPGMQPKSLTWETATTYDLGLDLDMFNGRFNFTADIYRRVTTDMFTPGKEIPAVAGYTAPRGNYASMRTDGWELSVGWRDSFKAGGKDFNYNLKVSVWDNLSKITKYTSKKGLLPTLYDNNYYEGMTIGEIWGYHVLGLFATDAEAADWGPRQTATFTNNNSEVYQAGDLKFADLDDSGAVNNGDGTIYNHGDLRKIGNTTPRYCYGINVGFNWNGIGLSMFWQGVGQRDWFPAKESSYFWGQYGRSYGFALPWQDESHRWTEENQNSKAYWPRMRGYIAEKAKGIMSSSNDRYIQDASYIRLKNLTVDYTFPKKISRKIGMESLKVYFSGDNLLTFSPLKKYAKNFDPEVIGSGDQDFSSSAGKEGDGYGYPMMRSFTLGINLTF, from the coding sequence ATGAAACAATGTTCCTATGAAAACAAGCCGGTCGGGCGTCTGACCGGTTGCGGGAGGCTCTTTCTGCTCCTGTTGTGTGTCTCGTTCTCGTTCTCTGCGCTGGCCCGGACCTATGATCTGAAGGGCGTGGTGCGCAGTGAGTCGGGCGAATCCGTTCTCGGGGCGACGGTCGTCGTCGAGGGGACTCCGCGCGGAGTCACCACCGATGTGAACGGAGCTTTCACGATCGCCGTAAACAGCGGCGAGACGCTTCTTGTCCAGTTTATCGGCTATGTGCCGCAGAAATTCCGTATCGGGAACCAGACGACGCTCGACGTGACGCTGAAAGAGGCGGCCAACCAGTTGGAGGAGGTCGTGGTGGTCGGTTACGGTACGCAGAAGAAACGCGACGTGGTGGGTGCCGTGGAGCAGGTCTCGGGCAAAATCTTCGAACAGCGTGCCAACCCCAGCCCCGTGCGGTCGCTGCAGGGACAGGTTGCCGGTCTGAATATCACCATGAACGACGGTAAGGCTTCCCGCGGCGCGGACATAAAAATCCGCGGCGCAGTGAGCAGCATCGGTGCCGGAGGCAGCGCACTGGTGCTGGTGGACGGTGTGGAAGGGGACCTAACAGCCGTGAATCCCGACGACATCAAAAGTATTTCGGTCCTAAAAGACGCCTCTTCCACGGCGGTGTACGGAGCCCGCGGTGCCTTCGGCGTGGTGCTCGTGACCACGAAAGATCCCGTGAAAGGCAAGGTGCATATCAATTACAACGGTTCGTTCTCGATCCTGAACCGGACGGTCGAACCCCAGACCGAGACCAACGGCCTGCGATGGTTCAACTCCTACATGGAGTCCTATGTCGGTTATTTCGAGAAGGAGCCCTCCTCGATCAACAACATTTTCCCCTACAACGCGGCGTGGGCCGCCGAGCTGGCGCGGCGCGATGCCGATCCTTCGTTCGAGAAATGGCGCGTGAATTCCGACGGAGAGTATGAATACTTCGGCAATACCGACTGGCACAAGGTCGTTTACCGCGACTACACCACCGGCCACCAGCACAACCTGAGCGTTTCGGGCGGCACCGACGTGGCGAATTACTATTTGTCGGGCCGTTTCTTCGAACAGAAAGATATTTACAACGCCGGCGACGGCAAGTTCAAGCAGTATAACGTGCGTGCGAAGGGCAGCCTGAAGCTGTTCAAATGGATGCGTATCGAGAACAGCACCGATTTCGTCCGCCGCACCAACCGTCAGCCGCGCGTGAGCGCCACGTTCGAGAATCGCCTGCTCACGATCAACCGGATGCTCGAGCATCAGGGTTACCCGGTGGCCCTGGTCAAGAATCCCGACGGAACGTGGACCAACACGGCGGCTTATATCGGCTGGGCCGGTTTCGTGGAGGGCGACACCTATCAGGACAATTTCAAGTTCGACATGAAGAACACGACGGCCCTGACCGTGGACATCATCAAGGACGTGCTTACGTTCAAGGGTGATTTCACCTACCTCTACAACCATTCCGAGCAGGACCGTGTCAACAACCAGCACTCCTATTCGAACGGTCCCGGCATGACGGGCATCCGCGAGGAGTACAGCGATTACGAGAACCGCACCTATAATACGAACTATTACGCGACCAACGCCACGCTGACCTATTCGCCCCGGTTGGGCGACGACCACTCGCTTTCGATGCTTGCCGGCTGGAACGTCGAGGAGAAGCAGTATATGAAGACGCTCGCTTACCGGACGGGACTGCTCGACTCTTCGAAACCCAACTTTTCGCTGATGGACGGTACAGACATCACCCTGAAGGACAACGGCAGCTATGAATGGGGTTTCGCCGGTGCGTTCTTCCGCGTGAACTACGGTTACAAGGGCAAATATCTCGTCGAGGTGAGCGGGCGTTACGACGGTTCGTCGAAATTCCCGAGCAATCAGGTGTGGGGGTTCTTCCCTTCGGCCTCGGCCGGCTGGCGCATCTCGGAGGAGGGTTTCATGGAGGGCGCCCGCACATGGCTCGACAACCTGAAGCTGCGCTTCTCGGTCGGCAGCGCCGGAAACGGAGCCGTAGACCCCTACAAGTACCTCTCGATCATGTCGATCAACAAGAGTTCGGTGCTGATGGACGGCCAGTATTTCTCCTATACGGCCGCTCCGGGCATGCAGCCCAAGAGCCTGACCTGGGAGACGGCGACGACCTATGACCTGGGCCTCGACCTGGATATGTTCAACGGGCGTTTCAACTTCACGGCCGACATCTACCGCCGTGTGACGACCGATATGTTCACCCCGGGCAAGGAGATTCCCGCTGTTGCCGGTTATACGGCTCCGCGCGGCAACTATGCCAGCATGCGGACCGACGGCTGGGAACTGAGCGTCGGCTGGCGCGACAGCTTCAAAGCCGGCGGCAAGGATTTCAACTACAACCTCAAGGTCTCCGTCTGGGACAACCTGAGCAAGATCACCAAGTATACCAGCAAGAAGGGACTGCTTCCGACGCTTTACGACAACAACTACTACGAAGGCATGACCATCGGCGAGATTTGGGGTTATCACGTGCTGGGTCTTTTCGCCACGGATGCCGAGGCGGCCGACTGGGGCCCCCGGCAGACGGCGACCTTCACCAACAACAACAGCGAGGTCTACCAGGCCGGCGACCTGAAATTCGCCGACCTCGACGATTCCGGCGCCGTGAACAACGGCGACGGCACGATCTACAACCACGGCGACCTGCGCAAGATCGGCAACACGACGCCGCGCTACTGCTACGGTATCAATGTCGGTTTCAACTGGAACGGGATCGGCCTGAGCATGTTCTGGCAGGGTGTCGGCCAGCGCGACTGGTTCCCGGCCAAGGAGTCTTCCTATTTCTGGGGACAGTACGGACGTTCTTACGGCTTTGCGCTGCCGTGGCAGGACGAGAGCCACCGCTGGACGGAGGAGAATCAGAATTCGAAGGCCTATTGGCCCCGCATGCGCGGTTATATCGCCGAGAAGGCCAAGGGTATCATGTCCTCGTCGAACGACCGCTACATCCAGGATGCCTCGTACATCCGCCTGAAGAACCTGACGGTGGACTACACCTTCCCGAAGAAGATTTCGCGGAAGATCGGCATGGAGTCCCTCAAGGTCTATTTCTCGGGCGACAACCTGCTGACTTTCTCTCCGCTGAAGAAATACGCCAAGAATTTCGACCCGGAGGTGATCGGTTCCGGCGACCAGGACTTCTCGTCGTCCGCGGGCAAGGAGGGCGACGGCTACGGCTATCCCATGATGCGGAGCTTCACCCTTGGAATCAACCTCACTTTCTAA